Genomic DNA from Candidatus Koribacter versatilis Ellin345:
CGGGCACGGTTAGCAACTTGTCCATCTCGTTTGGGACTTCGCCTCCGAAGTCGTTCACTATGACCTTTGCCGCGCCCACGATGGACTTGGCCTTGTTGCGGAAGAAGCCAGTGGAGCGGATATCTGGCTCGAGTTGTTCGGGCTTCAGCCCGGCGAATGCCTGGGGCGTGGGATATTTCCGGAAGAGTTCGGGCGTGACCATGTTCACGCGGACGTCGGTGCACTGCGCGGAAAGGATCGTCGCGACTAGCAGTTCCCATGCGTTGTGGTGGTGTAGAGCGCACTTTACGCCGGGATAGGTCGCTTCCAGACGTTTCAGAATTTCCTGCACCCGCTCGGGGGCGATGGGGTTGTAACCCTTGGGCACCGCGCCGCTCGCGGATTTCTTCGCCGGAGCTTTCGCGAGTTTGGCGGGCGTACTGGCTTTTACTTTCACGTTGAGGGTCACTGCTTTCGCTGGTTTGTCGTGGCGCCCGGCCTTGGAGGGCTGGCGTGTGATCTGTCCGCGTGCCATGGGTTGCAGATTACAATGGGAGGCGCAGTCCCCACAAATTCAGCACAAGGACCCTACGTGTCTCATCATCCTGCTCCGGTTTCCGCGGAAATGCCTGCTCATCCGATTACGCTCGAAGGCTACAGCGTGCTGCACCAGATGTTCCGCTTCCGCTGGGCGGCGTGGAACGCGTTGGGCGAAGGCGAACGCCTCGGGGTAATCAAAGACGCCGAGCAGACGTTGCGTCCGATGGAAGAGACCGGCCTGACCGCGCTGTTTTCGATGGTCGGACACAAGGGCGACTTGATGCTGATCCACTTCCGCAACTCGTTCGATGAACTGAACGAGGCCGAACTGAAGCTCGCGGGCACTCGACTGTACGGATACCTCGAACCGGTGAACTCCTATCTCTCCGTGATCGAGCTCGGCCTGTACGACTCGACGGTGAAGCTCTACAAGCAGCTCATGGAGAGGGGCGTCGTTCCGCATTCGGAAGAGTGGGAGAAGGCGATCCAGGAGACGATCGAGCGGCAGAAGAGCGCGATGTCTCCGCGGTTGTGCCCGAAGATTCCGGACCACCGTTATCTCTGCTTCTATCCCATGGACCGCAAGCGCGGGGAGGCGATCAACTTCTATACCGTCCCCATCGAGAGCCGCCAGAAGCAGATGGAAGCGCATGGCATGGTCGGTCGCCGCTACGCCGGTAAGGTGCAGCAGATCATCAGCGGCTCGATCGGTTTCGACGACTGGGAATGGGGTGTTGACCTGTTCGGCGCCGATCCATTGCAGTTCAAAAAGCTCATTTACGAGATGAGATTCGATGAAGTGAGTGCGGTCTATGCGTCGTTTGGAGCATTTTTCATTGGATTACGGGTCAAAATTGACGGCTTTTCGGAGTGGCTCGGCGGGAAGCTGCCGACACTCTAAACTGGCACCTCGTGTCGCTCGATCTGGCGATGGGGTAACTCGTTATTCAATGTACCCCCTCCCCCCACCCCTCTAGCATTTTCAGCAGTTTAGGCTATGCAATGTTCGCAAATTCCTCCATCTAAAGGCAGTTGCGGGTAAATTCCTCCAGCCGTAAGAGTTAATGCCTACAGTTGCGATAGTCTGCAACTATCGCGCTTTCGGCGATGTTTACTAAATGAGAAAGAGCCTGAGTGGTTCGTGACAATACGCCACGAAAGCAGAGTACGCGGGTGGTGTCACGGCGTCTGTCCCACGAAAGCGTGGGTTGCGCCGGGGAGTTCTTTTTCACCGCAGAGGCACAGAGGGCGCAGAGGTTCGAGATCTGACCGTCACAGCCCCCGATGGAACTGAGAAACCCGAAGCGCTCCGTCCTAGAAGAAAAGAAATTCCAAACCTCTGTTCCGTGGCTCTGTGGTGAATATTTCGCCTCGAATTTGGTCGGTGCTGGCTGGGGTGGGAATGTTCTCCACAACGGGGCACACGGCATACCGTTTCCTGTTCCACTTTGGTGTATTACATTGTGGCGGAGAGGATTCTCGCCTTGATAAACCCCCGGCTCTGTCTCGCACTCCTTCTAAGCGCATTCGCTATCGTCCCAGTTCACGCACAGACTCCTACTGCCAAGCCCGCGGCGGCCACGGTTCAGCCGCCGGAAGCCTCTTACAATCCGGTTGCCGATCCGAAGGCCGTGGTGGTGGTGGGCCACGCGCGCTTCACGGTGCTTACGCCGCAGATGATCCGGATGGAGTGGGCGGCGGATGGCAAGTTCGAAGACCGCCCGTCGTTTGTGTTTCTGAACCGGCTCCTGCCCGTGCCTGAGTTCACGCAGAAGAAAGACGGGCAGCGCGTCACTCTGAAGACTGCCGATGTGGAACTCACGTATAACGCCGACTCCGCCGGCGACGGCAAGTTCACCGCAGAGAACCTCACCGCGACGATTCAATTGAACGGCAAGGCGGTGACGTGGCATCCCGGCATGGATGACTCTGGCAATCTACAGGGCACAACGCGCACGCTCGACGGCGCCAAGGGCAATCAGACGAAAGAACCGATCGACCCCGGCCTGGTTTCACGGGATGGCTGGGTGGTTGTGGACGACTCCAAGCGTCCGCTTTTTGATAGCGACAACTTCACCTTCGCACAGGGTGAAAAGAGCGAGTGGCCGTGGATTGTGCTGCGCACGGACACTGATCGCCAGGATTGGTATTTCTTCGGATACGGCCACGAGTACAAAAATGCTCTCGGCGATTTTGTGAAGGTCGCCGGCCGGATTCCGATTCCGCCGCGGTTTGCGTTCGGCATCTGGTGGTCGCGCTACTGGGCTTATAGCGACCAGGAGTTAGACAACCTCGTCAGCGGTTTTCATGAAAACGATTTGCCGCTCGATGTGCTCGTGATTGACATGGACTGGCACCTGAACAAAGAGCAGCTGCTCGCGATGGGCGAGAAAGACCAGTCTGGCCACGAACTGGGATGGTCGGGCTATACGTGGAACCCGCTGCTGTTCCCGGACCCGAAGGCATTTCTCGATGGCATTCACGCGCAAGGGATCAAGGCCACGCTGAACGTGCATCCGGCGTCGGGGGTGCATCCGTGGGAGAAGGCGTATCCCGAGATGGCGAAGGCGATGGGCATTGACCCTGCGACGCGCAAGTGGGTGGCCTTCGACATTACGAACAAGAAATTCGCGCGCAATTACATGGACCTGCTGCACCATCCGCTGGAGCGGCAGGGGATCAACTTCTGGTGGCTCGACTGGCAACAGGAGATGAAGACGGGCACACCGGGCGTGAGCCCGACGTGGTGGTTGAACTACGTGCACTTTACCGACCAGCAGATGGAAGGGAAGCGTCCGCTGTTGTTCCATCGCTGGGGCGGGTTGGGGAACCATCGTTACCAGATAGGTTTTTCGGGCGACACGATTTCGGTGTGGGATTCGCTGGCGTTCCAGCCGTGGTTTACGGCGACGGCAGCAAACGTTGGGTATGCGTATTGGAGCCACGACATCGGCGGGCACATGCCGGGCGTGGTGGACCCGGAAATTATCACGCGCTGGATTGAGTTTGGCGCGTTCAGCCCGATCCTGCGCACGCATACCACGAAGAATCCGGACTCCGAGCGTCGCGTGTGGGCGTATCCCGAGCCGTACGCGGACATCATGCGCGAGACCATGCAGCACCGTGAACAGATGCAGCCGTACATTTACACCGAAGCGCGGCGCACCTACGACACCGGTGTGGCGTTCCTGCATCCGCTGTATTACGACTGGCCGGAGGCGGAGCAGGCGTACAACGTGAAGGACGAGTATGTCTTTGGGAGTCAAATGCTGGTGGCGCCAATTACGTCGCCGGTGGATCCGGTGACGCAACTGTCAACGCGCAAGGTTTGGATTCCGCAAGGCGAATGGATCGAGCGATCGAGCGGAAAGCACTTCGCCGGTCCCGCAGATGCGACGCGCAGTTTCGACATTCGCGAGACGCCGGTGTATGTGAAGGCGGGGGCGATCGTTCCGGGCCAGCCGCCGATGCAGCATGCGGACCAGCGGCCGGTGGATCCGCTTATCCTGAATGTATTTCCGCTGGCCGATAAGCAGACTAGCGAATACAAACTCTACTCCGATGGCAGCGACTCAGAGGCGTACAAGCGCGGCGCGTTTTCGTGGACGAAGATCAGCGCTGCGCAGAGCGGCGATGAACTCACGCTGACGATTGCGCCGGTGGAGGGAAGCTATCCGGGGATGACGACGGAGCGGGCCTACGAATTGCGCCTGCCATACGATTGGCCGCCGGAAACGGTGACGGCCAACGGGCAATCACTCACTTTCACCGCAAAGGGCTCACCGAAAATCGGCTGGCGCTATGAAGGGAACACGCTGAGCACGGTGATCACGACGGTGCGCTACTCGGTGCACACGCCGGTGAAGATCGTGGTGAAACGGGCTGGCGGATCGCTGGCGTCGCGCTCGCAACTGGATGGCTTCGCCGGTGCGATTGCGCGTTTGCAGCTCGCTTACGACACGCTGAACGCGCTGGAAAACTTCCGCACACGCGCGACTGATCCGGTGATTGATGCCTGGGAGACCGGGGATCGTTTGAGCTATCGACCGGAGAAGGCCAAAGCCGAGATCGCGCGATTCCCGAAGGTCTACGCAGATGCGCTGGCGTCGGTGAAAGCACTGGTGGCGAAGGCTGATACGGATGCAGGCGATCTCGATAAGAAGCGCGATGAGTATCATCGCTCGGCGCAGGATGAGGAGCGGATGAAGAACTTCCGCAACTATTTGAAGCGCGCTGAGAACGCGATCGAAGATGGCGGCGTCAAGTAGCTAGCCCTGCTTGTCGTTCGGACGGCGGAGGGACGGGATTTTCAATCCTTTCGCCGAACACTCGATGAGAATTTCAAGACGCCGCTCTCGGGTGGCGTCTTGTTTTGCACTCACCACCCACCACGTGGCCGGCTTGCGATAGGACGGTACCTGCGCCTCCCAGAATTTCCACGCTTTCGCGTTCTTCCGGAAGAGCTTTTCGTGCTCGGGTGGGAGCTTGGATTCGGCACGCTCGAAGGAATACAGAGCTGTCTTTTTCTGGTCGCGGCTTTCGTAGATTTTCATCCCGGCTGGAGCGACGCGCTTCTGTTCCATCAACCGCGTCATGGTGGCGAGATTCTTCTGGCTCCAGATGCTGGTTGGCTTTCGCGGCGTGAAACGGATGGTATAGCTGTCGTCGTTGAGACTGTGGCGGACGCCGTCAATCCAGCCGAAGCACAGAGCT
This window encodes:
- a CDS encoding YdeI/OmpD-associated family protein, with product MPQFFPTPMHFRLWLEKHHAAERELVVGFYVKDCGKPSITWPESVEEALCFGWIDGVRHSLNDDSYTIRFTPRKPTSIWSQKNLATMTRLMEQKRVAPAGMKIYESRDQKKTALYSFERAESKLPPEHEKLFRKNAKAWKFWEAQVPSYRKPATWWVVSAKQDATRERRLEILIECSAKGLKIPSLRRPNDKQG
- the nth gene encoding endonuclease III, coding for MARGQITRQPSKAGRHDKPAKAVTLNVKVKASTPAKLAKAPAKKSASGAVPKGYNPIAPERVQEILKRLEATYPGVKCALHHHNAWELLVATILSAQCTDVRVNMVTPELFRKYPTPQAFAGLKPEQLEPDIRSTGFFRNKAKSIVGAAKVIVNDFGGEVPNEMDKLLTVPGAARKTANVVLGSWFGIAAGVVVDTHVHRISRRLELTKNNDPKTIEQDLMKILPRDRWINFSHEIIHHGRAICIARKPKCVDCSLENICHAADKTWSTVEIHKSAQP
- the hemQ gene encoding hydrogen peroxide-dependent heme synthase; amino-acid sequence: MSHHPAPVSAEMPAHPITLEGYSVLHQMFRFRWAAWNALGEGERLGVIKDAEQTLRPMEETGLTALFSMVGHKGDLMLIHFRNSFDELNEAELKLAGTRLYGYLEPVNSYLSVIELGLYDSTVKLYKQLMERGVVPHSEEWEKAIQETIERQKSAMSPRLCPKIPDHRYLCFYPMDRKRGEAINFYTVPIESRQKQMEAHGMVGRRYAGKVQQIISGSIGFDDWEWGVDLFGADPLQFKKLIYEMRFDEVSAVYASFGAFFIGLRVKIDGFSEWLGGKLPTL
- a CDS encoding glycoside hydrolase family 31 protein; this encodes MINPRLCLALLLSAFAIVPVHAQTPTAKPAAATVQPPEASYNPVADPKAVVVVGHARFTVLTPQMIRMEWAADGKFEDRPSFVFLNRLLPVPEFTQKKDGQRVTLKTADVELTYNADSAGDGKFTAENLTATIQLNGKAVTWHPGMDDSGNLQGTTRTLDGAKGNQTKEPIDPGLVSRDGWVVVDDSKRPLFDSDNFTFAQGEKSEWPWIVLRTDTDRQDWYFFGYGHEYKNALGDFVKVAGRIPIPPRFAFGIWWSRYWAYSDQELDNLVSGFHENDLPLDVLVIDMDWHLNKEQLLAMGEKDQSGHELGWSGYTWNPLLFPDPKAFLDGIHAQGIKATLNVHPASGVHPWEKAYPEMAKAMGIDPATRKWVAFDITNKKFARNYMDLLHHPLERQGINFWWLDWQQEMKTGTPGVSPTWWLNYVHFTDQQMEGKRPLLFHRWGGLGNHRYQIGFSGDTISVWDSLAFQPWFTATAANVGYAYWSHDIGGHMPGVVDPEIITRWIEFGAFSPILRTHTTKNPDSERRVWAYPEPYADIMRETMQHREQMQPYIYTEARRTYDTGVAFLHPLYYDWPEAEQAYNVKDEYVFGSQMLVAPITSPVDPVTQLSTRKVWIPQGEWIERSSGKHFAGPADATRSFDIRETPVYVKAGAIVPGQPPMQHADQRPVDPLILNVFPLADKQTSEYKLYSDGSDSEAYKRGAFSWTKISAAQSGDELTLTIAPVEGSYPGMTTERAYELRLPYDWPPETVTANGQSLTFTAKGSPKIGWRYEGNTLSTVITTVRYSVHTPVKIVVKRAGGSLASRSQLDGFAGAIARLQLAYDTLNALENFRTRATDPVIDAWETGDRLSYRPEKAKAEIARFPKVYADALASVKALVAKADTDAGDLDKKRDEYHRSAQDEERMKNFRNYLKRAENAIEDGGVK